Proteins from a single region of Bombus pascuorum chromosome 5, iyBomPasc1.1, whole genome shotgun sequence:
- the LOC132906984 gene encoding GATOR complex protein WDR59 isoform X2 encodes MSKRWGSDYVVTEHRDLQANTMAVDATGNYVLLAGRRCFAIKHLDESADVLKKFQRQSKYEVGSAEWNPTSINSHLCAVSSNTRIEILSLTGTGNYDLQTTNSLKAHTRVVSDLNWHPKESDIIASCSIDTFIHIWDIRDQRKPCLSLSAVAGSSQVRWNTLSPNMLATAHDGDIKIWDQRKGNSPMQYIAAHLTKIHGLDWCPFQQNQLATSSQDCTVKIFDISNPRRAESILTTNSPVWRARYTPFGEGLVTIVVPQLRRGENSLLLWNTTDLSAPIYTFVGHTDVVLEFQWRHQKLENSDFELITWSKDQCLRIYKIDPFLKKLCGHGIDDGSSIYTQYPEDNSLRTLQSVQQLQLNDAQTDREMNCITTKVDEPILNSETDAYIESNKEISSPTQPKTLQQEFSLINMNIPNIEVNTMDAVERSCTVTASNKSYNVILKVNFPANYPYSAQPTFQFCHGTTIDNTTLAKLLKVLKQTAQQRVKKNRSCLEPCLRQLITTLEQTCKKDENESSHLGYDIQDNANFLNSSNMYTNYQDAYIPFPRTSGAKFCCVGILVCFGRASYTRRSSMKPECTTPRALSALGNGIGNGEHFMHMYPNSYVQSNDNIPISSFYFQDRKMNRGLHNTNRMTHRSCCKNYHFMVMIYDASSLFFVNKELAEKYVINITDIPAMCQYNANVAASLERPDLVQAWCLAALVISQPVSNIGQNSCQSPEIDAPWPLHPFGQNLIHSLIQHYAKQSDIQMAGMLSCAFSYRSENPDVAQTRLSSKSINVSRLSTGKWWLKPGGSPYHTIHLADTTLEGWNFQNLKQHRSNSWSDSLDDLKLIQDTFGDSVKNIRLLDEKYTALYDGYKKAYAEVLHRWRLLDARAQVLKHVSTTPLDTHKGVEFQSECQLCGKVSRGPQCISCKRLALECVICHISVRGPSNFCIFCGHGGHTQHLATWFTNQTLCPTGCGCYCLQESSALLKL; translated from the exons ATGTCAAAACGTTGGGGCAGCGACTATGTCGTTACGGAACACCGTGATTTACAG GCTAATACTATGGCCGTGGATGCAACGGGTAATTATGTGTTACTTGCCGG acgCAGATGTTTCGCGATAAAACACCTTGATGAGAGTGCTgacgtattaaaaaaatttcaaagacaAAGTAAATATGAAGTTGGCTCTGCAGAATGGAACCCCACAAGTATAAATAGTCATCTATGCGCTGTATCG agCAATACGCGTATTGAAATACTGTCTCTTACTGGAACTGGTAATTATGACTTACAAACAACAAATAGTCTAAAAGCACATACAAGAGTTGTGAGTGACTTAAACTGGCATCCCAAAGAATCAGATATCATTGCTTCATGTAGCATtgatacatttatacatatttgggACATAAGAGATCAAAGGAAGCCTTGTTTATCATTATCTGCAGTTG CCGGTTCTTCTCAAGTAAGATGGAACACTCTTTCTCCCAACATGTTGGCTACAGCTCACGAtggagatattaaaatatgggatcaaagaaaaggaaatagtcCTATGCAGTACATAGCTGCTCATCTAACAAAA ATACATGGTTTAGATTGGTGTCCATTTCAACAAAATCAATTAGCAACATCTAGCCAAGATTGTACAGTGAAAATTTTTGATATCAGTAATCCACGAAGAGCTGAGAGCATTTTAACAACAAACTCGCCCGTATGGAGAGCGAGATACACG CCATTTGGTGAAGGACTAGTAACAATAGTAGTACCGCAGTTACGACGAGGAGAGAATAGTTTGTTATTATGGAATACAACAGACCTCAGTGCTCCTATTTATACTTTTGTAGGACATACTGATGTTGTTCTTGAATTTCAATGGAGACATCAAAAATTAG AAAATAGtgattttgaattaattacttGGTCAAAGGATCAATGTTTaaggatatataaaattgatccATTTTTAAAGAAA TTATGCGGACATGGGATAGATGATGGTTCATCTATTTATACTCAGTATCCTGAAGATAATAGTTTAA GAACATTACAATCCGTCCAACAGCTACAACTTAATGATGCTCAAACTGATCGCGAAATGAATTGTATAACAACAAAAGTTGATGAACCTATATTGAATTCTGAAACAGATGCATATATTGAAAGTAATAAGGAAATATCGTCTCCTACACAACCAAAAACTTTGCAAcaagaattttctttaataaatatgaacATACCAAACATAGAG gTCAATACAATGGATGCTGTGGAACGTAGTTGTACTGTAACAGCAtcaaataaaagttacaatgtgatattaaaagtaaattttcctGCAAACTATCCATACAGTGCACAACCTACATTCCAGTTTTGTCATGGTACAACGATCGACAATACAACATTGGCAAAGTTGTTGAAAGTTTTAAAGCAAACTGCTCAGCAACGCGTTAAAAAAAACAGATCATGTTTAGAACCTTGTCTTAGACAATTAATTACAACATTGGAGcaa ACATGTAAAAAGGATGAGAACGAAAGTAGTCACTTAGGATACGATATTCAAGACAATGCGAATTTCTTAAACTCTTCTAACATGTATACAAATTATCAAGATGCCTACATACCCTTTCCTAGAACATCTGGCGCTAAATTTTGTTGTGTGG GTATACTCGTATGTTTTGGTCGTGCTTCATATACGAGGAGGTCGTCCATGAAACCAGAGTGTACAACACCCAGAGCACTTTCTGCATTAGGGAACGGAATAGGCAATGGAGAACATTTTATGCATATGTATCCAAATTCTTATGTACAGTCAAATGATAATATTCCTATaagttctttttattttcaagatcga aaaatgaatCGGGGATTGCATAATACAAATAGAATGACTCATAGATCATGTTGTAAAAACTATCATTTTATGGTAATGATATATGATGCTTCTTCATTGTTTTTTGTCAACAAAGAACTAGCAGAAAAATATGT tatcAATATCACAGATATCCCAGCAATGTGTCAATACAATGCAAATGTAGCTGCATCATTGGAACGTCCTGATTTGGTTCAGGCATGGTGTTTAGCCGCACTTGTAATATCACAACCAGTTTCAAATATTGGACAAAATTCTTGTCAGTCACCTGAGATTGATGCTCCATGGCCTTTACATCCTTTTggtcaaaatttaattcattccTT AATACAGCATTATGCCAAACAATCGGACATTCAAATGGCAGGTATGCTGAGTTGCGCATTTAGTTATCGTTCGGAAAATCCGGACGTTGCTCAGACACGGCTAAGTAGCAAGTCCATTAACGTTAGT AGGCTTTCTACAGGAAAATGGTGGTTAAAG CCTGGTGGTTCTCCATATCATACGATTCATCTAGCCGATACCACATTAGAGGGATGgaactttcaaaatttaaagCAACATCGATCTAACTCGTGGTCCGATTCGCTTgacgatttaaaattaattcaagaCACATTTGGAGATTCcgtgaaaaatattag GTtgctcgatgaaaaatatactgCTCTCTACGATGGTTATAAAAAAGCATATGCTGAAGTGCTACATAGGTGGCGGTTATTAGATGCACGTGCACAAGTATTAAAGCATGTAAGCACAACTCCGTTGGACACGCACAAAGGCGTCGAGTTTCAGAGTGAATGCCAATTGTGTGGTAAAGTTAGCAGAGGACCTCAATGTATAAGTTGTAAACGATTAGCATTGGAATGTGTAATTTgtcatatctctgttagag gTCCAAGCAACTTCTGTATATTTTGTGGACATGGAGGACACACGCAACATTTGGCAACGTGGTTCACTAACCAAACATTGTGCCCCACAGGCTGTGGATGTTATTGTTTGCAGGAAAGTTCTGCTCTCTTAAAGTTATAA
- the LOC132906984 gene encoding GATOR complex protein WDR59 isoform X6, with translation MSKRWGSDYVVTEHRDLQANTMAVDATGNYVLLAGRRCFAIKHLDESADVLKKFQRQSKYEVGSAEWNPTSINSHLCAVSSNTRIEILSLTGTGNYDLQTTNSLKAHTRVVSDLNWHPKESDIIASCSIDTFIHIWDIRDQRKPCLSLSAVAGSSQVRWNTLSPNMLATAHDGDIKIWDQRKGNSPMQYIAAHLTKIHGLDWCPFQQNQLATSSQDCTVKIFDISNPRRAESILTTNSPVWRARYTPFGEGLVTIVVPQLRRGENSLLLWNTTDLSAPIYTFVGHTDVVLEFQWRHQKLENSDFELITWSKDQCLRIYKIDPFLKKLCGHGIDDGSSIYTQYPEDNSLRTLQSVQQLQLNDAQTDREMNCITTKVDEPILNSETDAYIESNKEISSPTQPKTLQQEFSLINMNIPNIEVNTMDAVERSCTVTASNKSYNVILKVNFPANYPYSAQPTFQFCHGTTIDNTTLAKLLKVLKQTAQQRVKKNRSCLEPCLRQLITTLEQTCKKDENESSHLGYDIQDNANFLNSSNMYTNYQDAYIPFPRTSGAKFCCVGILVCFGRASYTRRSSMKPECTTPRALSALGNGIGNGEHFMHMYPNSYVQSNDNIPISSFYFQDRKMNRGLHNTNRMTHRSCCKNYHFMVMIYDASSLFFVNKELAEKYVINITDIPAMCQYNANVAASLERPDLVQAWCLAALVISQPVSNIGQNSCQSPEIDAPWPLHPFGQNLIHSLIQHYAKQSDIQMAGMLSCAFSYRSENPDVAQTRLSSKSINVSRLSTGKWWLKHRSGSVMVPQSMQVWPCLIFQMPNFLTLHLITVLHYD, from the exons ATGTCAAAACGTTGGGGCAGCGACTATGTCGTTACGGAACACCGTGATTTACAG GCTAATACTATGGCCGTGGATGCAACGGGTAATTATGTGTTACTTGCCGG acgCAGATGTTTCGCGATAAAACACCTTGATGAGAGTGCTgacgtattaaaaaaatttcaaagacaAAGTAAATATGAAGTTGGCTCTGCAGAATGGAACCCCACAAGTATAAATAGTCATCTATGCGCTGTATCG agCAATACGCGTATTGAAATACTGTCTCTTACTGGAACTGGTAATTATGACTTACAAACAACAAATAGTCTAAAAGCACATACAAGAGTTGTGAGTGACTTAAACTGGCATCCCAAAGAATCAGATATCATTGCTTCATGTAGCATtgatacatttatacatatttgggACATAAGAGATCAAAGGAAGCCTTGTTTATCATTATCTGCAGTTG CCGGTTCTTCTCAAGTAAGATGGAACACTCTTTCTCCCAACATGTTGGCTACAGCTCACGAtggagatattaaaatatgggatcaaagaaaaggaaatagtcCTATGCAGTACATAGCTGCTCATCTAACAAAA ATACATGGTTTAGATTGGTGTCCATTTCAACAAAATCAATTAGCAACATCTAGCCAAGATTGTACAGTGAAAATTTTTGATATCAGTAATCCACGAAGAGCTGAGAGCATTTTAACAACAAACTCGCCCGTATGGAGAGCGAGATACACG CCATTTGGTGAAGGACTAGTAACAATAGTAGTACCGCAGTTACGACGAGGAGAGAATAGTTTGTTATTATGGAATACAACAGACCTCAGTGCTCCTATTTATACTTTTGTAGGACATACTGATGTTGTTCTTGAATTTCAATGGAGACATCAAAAATTAG AAAATAGtgattttgaattaattacttGGTCAAAGGATCAATGTTTaaggatatataaaattgatccATTTTTAAAGAAA TTATGCGGACATGGGATAGATGATGGTTCATCTATTTATACTCAGTATCCTGAAGATAATAGTTTAA GAACATTACAATCCGTCCAACAGCTACAACTTAATGATGCTCAAACTGATCGCGAAATGAATTGTATAACAACAAAAGTTGATGAACCTATATTGAATTCTGAAACAGATGCATATATTGAAAGTAATAAGGAAATATCGTCTCCTACACAACCAAAAACTTTGCAAcaagaattttctttaataaatatgaacATACCAAACATAGAG gTCAATACAATGGATGCTGTGGAACGTAGTTGTACTGTAACAGCAtcaaataaaagttacaatgtgatattaaaagtaaattttcctGCAAACTATCCATACAGTGCACAACCTACATTCCAGTTTTGTCATGGTACAACGATCGACAATACAACATTGGCAAAGTTGTTGAAAGTTTTAAAGCAAACTGCTCAGCAACGCGTTAAAAAAAACAGATCATGTTTAGAACCTTGTCTTAGACAATTAATTACAACATTGGAGcaa ACATGTAAAAAGGATGAGAACGAAAGTAGTCACTTAGGATACGATATTCAAGACAATGCGAATTTCTTAAACTCTTCTAACATGTATACAAATTATCAAGATGCCTACATACCCTTTCCTAGAACATCTGGCGCTAAATTTTGTTGTGTGG GTATACTCGTATGTTTTGGTCGTGCTTCATATACGAGGAGGTCGTCCATGAAACCAGAGTGTACAACACCCAGAGCACTTTCTGCATTAGGGAACGGAATAGGCAATGGAGAACATTTTATGCATATGTATCCAAATTCTTATGTACAGTCAAATGATAATATTCCTATaagttctttttattttcaagatcga aaaatgaatCGGGGATTGCATAATACAAATAGAATGACTCATAGATCATGTTGTAAAAACTATCATTTTATGGTAATGATATATGATGCTTCTTCATTGTTTTTTGTCAACAAAGAACTAGCAGAAAAATATGT tatcAATATCACAGATATCCCAGCAATGTGTCAATACAATGCAAATGTAGCTGCATCATTGGAACGTCCTGATTTGGTTCAGGCATGGTGTTTAGCCGCACTTGTAATATCACAACCAGTTTCAAATATTGGACAAAATTCTTGTCAGTCACCTGAGATTGATGCTCCATGGCCTTTACATCCTTTTggtcaaaatttaattcattccTT AATACAGCATTATGCCAAACAATCGGACATTCAAATGGCAGGTATGCTGAGTTGCGCATTTAGTTATCGTTCGGAAAATCCGGACGTTGCTCAGACACGGCTAAGTAGCAAGTCCATTAACGTTAGT AGGCTTTCTACAGGAAAATGGTGGTTAAAG CATCGGAGTGGAAGTGTCATGGTGCCACAAAGCATGCAGGTTTGGCCCTgcttaatatttcaaatgccAAACTTCTTGACCTTGCATCTAATAACTGTTTTACAttatgattaa
- the LOC132906984 gene encoding GATOR complex protein WDR59 isoform X5 produces the protein MSKRWGSDYVVTEHRDLQANTMAVDATGNYVLLAGRRCFAIKHLDESADVLKKFQRQSKYEVGSAEWNPTSINSHLCAVSSNTRIEILSLTGTGNYDLQTTNSLKAHTRVVSDLNWHPKESDIIASCSIDTFIHIWDIRDQRKPCLSLSAVAGSSQVRWNTLSPNMLATAHDGDIKIWDQRKGNSPMQYIAAHLTKIHGLDWCPFQQNQLATSSQDCTVKIFDISNPRRAESILTTNSPVWRARYTPFGEGLVTIVVPQLRRGENSLLLWNTTDLSAPIYTFVGHTDVVLEFQWRHQKLENSDFELITWSKDQCLRIYKIDPFLKKLCGHGIDDGSSIYTQYPEDNSLRTLQSVQQLQLNDAQTDREMNCITTKVDEPILNSETDAYIESNKEISSPTQPKTLQQEFSLINMNIPNIEVNTMDAVERSCTVTASNKSYNVILKVNFPANYPYSAQPTFQFCHGTTIDNTTLAKLLKVLKQTAQQRVKKNRSCLEPCLRQLITTLEQTCKKDENESSHLGYDIQDNANFLNSSNMYTNYQDAYIPFPRTSGAKFCCVGILVCFGRASYTRRSSMKPECTTPRALSALGNGIGNGEHFMHMYPNSYVQSNDNIPISSFYFQDRKMNRGLHNTNRMTHRSCCKNYHFMVMIYDASSLFFVNKELAEKYVINITDIPAMCQYNANVAASLERPDLVQAWCLAALVISQPVSNIGQNSCQSPEIDAPWPLHPFGQNLIHSLIQHYAKQSDIQMAGMLSCAFSYRSENPDVAQTRLSSKSINVSRLSTGKWWLKVRHGFWRFLSLYVFEMYWFLGFFYHGDICYCLTASEWKCHGATKHAGLALLNISNAKLLDLASNNCFTL, from the exons ATGTCAAAACGTTGGGGCAGCGACTATGTCGTTACGGAACACCGTGATTTACAG GCTAATACTATGGCCGTGGATGCAACGGGTAATTATGTGTTACTTGCCGG acgCAGATGTTTCGCGATAAAACACCTTGATGAGAGTGCTgacgtattaaaaaaatttcaaagacaAAGTAAATATGAAGTTGGCTCTGCAGAATGGAACCCCACAAGTATAAATAGTCATCTATGCGCTGTATCG agCAATACGCGTATTGAAATACTGTCTCTTACTGGAACTGGTAATTATGACTTACAAACAACAAATAGTCTAAAAGCACATACAAGAGTTGTGAGTGACTTAAACTGGCATCCCAAAGAATCAGATATCATTGCTTCATGTAGCATtgatacatttatacatatttgggACATAAGAGATCAAAGGAAGCCTTGTTTATCATTATCTGCAGTTG CCGGTTCTTCTCAAGTAAGATGGAACACTCTTTCTCCCAACATGTTGGCTACAGCTCACGAtggagatattaaaatatgggatcaaagaaaaggaaatagtcCTATGCAGTACATAGCTGCTCATCTAACAAAA ATACATGGTTTAGATTGGTGTCCATTTCAACAAAATCAATTAGCAACATCTAGCCAAGATTGTACAGTGAAAATTTTTGATATCAGTAATCCACGAAGAGCTGAGAGCATTTTAACAACAAACTCGCCCGTATGGAGAGCGAGATACACG CCATTTGGTGAAGGACTAGTAACAATAGTAGTACCGCAGTTACGACGAGGAGAGAATAGTTTGTTATTATGGAATACAACAGACCTCAGTGCTCCTATTTATACTTTTGTAGGACATACTGATGTTGTTCTTGAATTTCAATGGAGACATCAAAAATTAG AAAATAGtgattttgaattaattacttGGTCAAAGGATCAATGTTTaaggatatataaaattgatccATTTTTAAAGAAA TTATGCGGACATGGGATAGATGATGGTTCATCTATTTATACTCAGTATCCTGAAGATAATAGTTTAA GAACATTACAATCCGTCCAACAGCTACAACTTAATGATGCTCAAACTGATCGCGAAATGAATTGTATAACAACAAAAGTTGATGAACCTATATTGAATTCTGAAACAGATGCATATATTGAAAGTAATAAGGAAATATCGTCTCCTACACAACCAAAAACTTTGCAAcaagaattttctttaataaatatgaacATACCAAACATAGAG gTCAATACAATGGATGCTGTGGAACGTAGTTGTACTGTAACAGCAtcaaataaaagttacaatgtgatattaaaagtaaattttcctGCAAACTATCCATACAGTGCACAACCTACATTCCAGTTTTGTCATGGTACAACGATCGACAATACAACATTGGCAAAGTTGTTGAAAGTTTTAAAGCAAACTGCTCAGCAACGCGTTAAAAAAAACAGATCATGTTTAGAACCTTGTCTTAGACAATTAATTACAACATTGGAGcaa ACATGTAAAAAGGATGAGAACGAAAGTAGTCACTTAGGATACGATATTCAAGACAATGCGAATTTCTTAAACTCTTCTAACATGTATACAAATTATCAAGATGCCTACATACCCTTTCCTAGAACATCTGGCGCTAAATTTTGTTGTGTGG GTATACTCGTATGTTTTGGTCGTGCTTCATATACGAGGAGGTCGTCCATGAAACCAGAGTGTACAACACCCAGAGCACTTTCTGCATTAGGGAACGGAATAGGCAATGGAGAACATTTTATGCATATGTATCCAAATTCTTATGTACAGTCAAATGATAATATTCCTATaagttctttttattttcaagatcga aaaatgaatCGGGGATTGCATAATACAAATAGAATGACTCATAGATCATGTTGTAAAAACTATCATTTTATGGTAATGATATATGATGCTTCTTCATTGTTTTTTGTCAACAAAGAACTAGCAGAAAAATATGT tatcAATATCACAGATATCCCAGCAATGTGTCAATACAATGCAAATGTAGCTGCATCATTGGAACGTCCTGATTTGGTTCAGGCATGGTGTTTAGCCGCACTTGTAATATCACAACCAGTTTCAAATATTGGACAAAATTCTTGTCAGTCACCTGAGATTGATGCTCCATGGCCTTTACATCCTTTTggtcaaaatttaattcattccTT AATACAGCATTATGCCAAACAATCGGACATTCAAATGGCAGGTATGCTGAGTTGCGCATTTAGTTATCGTTCGGAAAATCCGGACGTTGCTCAGACACGGCTAAGTAGCAAGTCCATTAACGTTAGT AGGCTTTCTACAGGAAAATGGTGGTTAAAGGTAAGGCATGGTTTTTGGAGATTTTTAAGTTTGTACGTGTTTGAAATGTACTGGTTCTTAGGGTTCTTTTATCATGGTGATATTTGTTACTGCCTTACAGCATCGGAGTGGAAGTGTCATGGTGCCACAAAGCATGCAGGTTTGGCCCTgcttaatatttcaaatgccAAACTTCTTGACCTTGCATCTAATAACTGTTTTACAttatga